One Catenulispora sp. MAP5-51 genomic region harbors:
- a CDS encoding ABC transporter ATP-binding protein, which yields MTHVTSPGAVPWADLEPAVDSATASVEALATAAPVAVRLSGVFKTFGRDAVPVLEDIDLEVAAGELVCVLGASGCGKSTLLNLIAGLETPTAGSIDLPGGHASLMFQESALFPWLTAAGNVDLALRLRKVPKAVRREETVRLLSLVRLEGAADKRVHELSGGMRQRVALARALAQESGVLLMDEPFAALDAITRDVLHEELINLWQRAAAAGAPLAIVFVTHNVREAARLGQRVVLLSSRPGRVARQWRVDIDHPRRIEDARVASQAVEITDELRKEIARHA from the coding sequence ATGACCCATGTGACCAGCCCCGGCGCAGTGCCCTGGGCAGACCTGGAACCCGCTGTCGATTCCGCCACAGCCTCTGTTGAGGCGCTCGCGACCGCGGCGCCTGTCGCCGTACGTTTGTCAGGGGTCTTCAAGACCTTCGGGCGGGACGCCGTGCCGGTCCTGGAGGACATCGACCTCGAGGTGGCCGCCGGAGAGCTGGTGTGTGTCCTGGGTGCGTCGGGCTGTGGGAAGTCCACGCTGCTCAACCTGATCGCCGGCCTGGAGACCCCGACCGCCGGGAGTATCGACCTGCCCGGCGGGCACGCTTCGCTGATGTTCCAGGAGTCGGCGCTCTTTCCCTGGCTCACGGCGGCCGGGAACGTCGACCTGGCTCTGCGACTGCGCAAGGTGCCCAAGGCGGTTCGCCGCGAGGAGACAGTTCGCCTGCTGAGCCTGGTGCGGCTGGAAGGAGCCGCGGACAAGCGGGTCCACGAACTGTCAGGCGGTATGCGTCAGCGAGTAGCCCTGGCGCGAGCGCTGGCCCAGGAATCCGGGGTCCTGCTCATGGACGAGCCCTTCGCCGCGCTGGACGCGATCACCCGTGACGTCCTGCACGAGGAACTGATCAACCTGTGGCAGCGCGCCGCCGCGGCCGGGGCGCCCCTGGCGATCGTGTTCGTCACCCACAATGTCCGCGAGGCCGCACGCCTGGGCCAGCGCGTCGTCCTGCTCTCCTCCCGGCCCGGCCGCGTGGCACGCCAGTGGCGCGTCGACATCGACCACCCGCGCCGCATCGAGGACGCCCGAGTCGCGAGTCAGGCCGTCGAGATCACCGACGAGCTGCGCAAGGAGATAGCCCGCCATGCCTGA
- a CDS encoding NAD-dependent epimerase/dehydratase family protein, which produces MRVLILGGDGFCGWPTSLHLSDLGHEVTIVDNQSRRRIDLDLEVESLTPIRPPGERVRAWREVSGRDIGLVHLDLAAEYERLTALLAELRPDAVVHFAEQRAAPYSMRSATAKRYTVDNNVRATHNLLTALVATGVDAALVHLGTMGVYGYGWSGSAPIPEGYLTVKVPTPDGDLEREILHPANPGSVYHLTKTLDQLMFAFYAANDRLRITDLHQGIVWGTQTPQTVRDERLINRFDYDGDYGTVLNRFLMQAAIGHPLTVHGTGGQTRAFIHIRDTVRCVQIALENPPEAGAKPAVFNQITETHRVYDLAKMVSDLTGVEVAHLPNPRREAVENELVVRNDRFLALGLNPTTLSDGLLAECTDIAARYRHRVDLSKIIARSVWRAGMQTAEDLMTELPDGADPHVRAVVQP; this is translated from the coding sequence ATGCGTGTCCTCATTCTCGGCGGCGACGGCTTCTGCGGCTGGCCGACGTCCCTGCACCTGTCGGACCTGGGTCACGAAGTCACCATCGTCGACAACCAGAGCCGGCGCCGGATCGACCTCGACCTGGAAGTCGAGTCCCTCACTCCGATCCGGCCACCCGGCGAGCGTGTCAGGGCCTGGCGGGAGGTCTCCGGACGGGATATCGGGCTGGTCCACCTCGACCTGGCGGCCGAGTACGAGCGGCTCACCGCTCTGTTGGCCGAGCTGCGTCCCGACGCTGTCGTGCACTTCGCCGAGCAGCGCGCCGCACCGTACTCGATGCGCTCGGCGACGGCCAAGCGCTACACGGTCGACAACAATGTCCGCGCGACGCACAACCTGCTCACCGCTCTGGTCGCCACCGGCGTCGATGCCGCGCTGGTGCACCTGGGCACCATGGGGGTGTACGGGTACGGATGGTCGGGGTCCGCACCGATCCCCGAGGGCTACCTGACCGTCAAGGTACCGACCCCCGACGGCGACCTGGAGCGGGAGATCCTGCATCCGGCCAACCCGGGCTCGGTCTACCACCTGACCAAGACGCTCGACCAGCTGATGTTCGCGTTCTACGCGGCCAACGACCGGCTGCGGATCACGGACCTGCACCAGGGCATCGTCTGGGGGACCCAGACCCCGCAGACGGTCCGCGACGAGCGGCTGATCAACCGCTTCGACTACGACGGCGACTACGGAACCGTGCTCAACCGCTTCCTCATGCAGGCAGCCATCGGGCACCCGCTCACCGTGCACGGGACCGGCGGGCAGACCAGGGCGTTCATCCACATCCGGGACACCGTCCGGTGCGTCCAGATCGCTTTGGAGAACCCGCCGGAAGCCGGGGCGAAGCCCGCGGTCTTCAACCAGATCACCGAGACGCACCGGGTCTACGACCTGGCGAAGATGGTCAGCGACCTGACCGGGGTCGAGGTCGCGCACCTGCCGAACCCGCGCCGGGAGGCCGTGGAGAACGAGTTGGTCGTCCGCAACGACCGGTTCCTCGCGCTCGGCCTGAACCCGACCACCTTGTCCGACGGCCTGCTCGCCGAGTGCACCGACATCGCGGCGCGCTACCGGCACCGGGTCGACCTGTCGAAGATCATCGCGAGATCGGTGTGGCGGGCCGGGATGCAGACCGCCGAGGACCTGATGACCGAACTGCCGGACGGGGCGGACCCGCACGTCCGGGCCGTCGTCCAGCCCTGA
- a CDS encoding phosphoadenylyl-sulfate reductase yields MQKSTRLTGDLEQLAVRADRELQGADALEILRWAGTAFGPRLVVASSMADTVLVYLAAHAVPGVDVLFLDTGYHFPETIGTRDAVAAVCDITLVDVAPVQTVAEQDARFGARLHDRDPDLCCRLRKVVPLNRALGPYLAWATGVRREESPIRAATPVVGYDAARGMVKINPLAHWTEADLQAYAARHQIIVNPLLDQGYASVGCAPCTRPSQNRDGRWAGAAKTECGIHT; encoded by the coding sequence ATGCAGAAGAGCACTCGATTGACCGGTGACCTGGAACAGCTCGCGGTCCGGGCGGACCGCGAACTCCAGGGGGCCGACGCCCTGGAGATCCTCCGTTGGGCGGGCACGGCGTTCGGTCCGAGGCTGGTCGTCGCCTCCTCGATGGCCGACACGGTACTGGTGTATCTGGCGGCCCACGCGGTCCCCGGCGTCGACGTCTTGTTCCTGGACACCGGGTACCACTTCCCGGAGACCATCGGCACCCGGGACGCCGTCGCGGCCGTCTGCGACATCACCCTTGTCGACGTCGCCCCCGTCCAGACCGTCGCCGAGCAGGACGCGCGGTTCGGCGCGCGGCTGCACGACCGGGATCCGGACCTGTGCTGCCGGCTGCGCAAGGTCGTGCCGTTGAACCGGGCTCTGGGCCCCTACCTCGCCTGGGCCACCGGAGTCCGCCGGGAGGAGTCGCCGATCAGGGCCGCCACACCTGTCGTCGGCTATGACGCGGCCCGTGGGATGGTGAAAATCAATCCTCTGGCTCACTGGACCGAGGCCGATCTCCAGGCGTACGCCGCGCGTCATCAGATCATCGTCAACCCCCTGCTGGACCAGGGCTACGCGTCCGTCGGGTGCGCGCCGTGCACGCGGCCGAGCCAGAACCGTGACGGCCGCTGGGCCGGGGCAGCCAAGACCGAATGCGGGATCCACACATGA
- a CDS encoding ABC transporter substrate-binding protein has protein sequence MTRRIGMVAAVAMSVLLSACVHAETTASVGAQGGVQGAVQGAVQGGAAGGTAGAPAASLRLGYFANVTHTTAIVGVAGGYFAAKLGPTKLSTQIFSSGPDEMTALLSGQLDAAYVGPSSALNAFVESHGRGLAIVAGAEDAGAELVVSPRITSVADLRGRTIADPQVGNTQDVALRYWLGQHGYATTVQGSGDVKVQPADNATTLTLFENGRIDGAWVPEPWASRLVLEGGGHVLVDERTLWPGGDFATTDLVVATGYLARHPQTIRALIGAHIAANTWVRADPVAARALVNAQLAALTGTPLKPEVIARAWGQESVTDDPVASSLRTNLDHAVADGLIQASKASALSGIFDLTLLNQALAAVGQPAVSADGLGAQ, from the coding sequence GTGACACGCCGGATCGGGATGGTCGCCGCGGTCGCGATGTCCGTCCTGCTGAGCGCGTGCGTGCACGCCGAGACGACCGCGTCGGTGGGCGCGCAGGGCGGTGTCCAGGGCGCTGTCCAGGGCGCTGTCCAGGGCGGCGCGGCGGGCGGGACCGCGGGTGCTCCGGCCGCGTCGCTGCGTCTGGGGTATTTCGCCAACGTCACCCACACCACGGCGATCGTGGGAGTGGCCGGGGGGTACTTCGCGGCGAAGCTGGGTCCGACGAAGCTCTCGACTCAGATCTTCTCCTCCGGTCCTGATGAGATGACAGCGTTGTTGTCGGGGCAGCTCGACGCCGCCTATGTGGGCCCTTCCTCCGCGCTGAACGCGTTCGTCGAGTCGCACGGCCGGGGCCTGGCCATCGTCGCCGGGGCGGAGGACGCCGGCGCCGAGCTCGTGGTGAGCCCGAGGATCACCTCCGTCGCGGATCTGCGGGGCCGGACGATCGCCGATCCGCAAGTGGGCAACACCCAGGACGTGGCGCTGCGCTACTGGCTGGGGCAGCACGGGTATGCCACGACAGTGCAGGGGTCCGGGGACGTCAAGGTGCAGCCGGCGGACAACGCGACGACTCTCACGCTGTTCGAGAACGGCAGGATCGACGGGGCGTGGGTGCCCGAGCCGTGGGCCTCGCGGCTGGTGCTGGAAGGCGGCGGGCACGTGCTCGTGGACGAACGTACGCTGTGGCCGGGCGGCGATTTCGCCACGACGGACCTGGTGGTCGCCACCGGCTATCTCGCCAGGCATCCACAGACAATCAGAGCCCTGATCGGCGCGCACATCGCGGCGAACACCTGGGTCCGGGCCGACCCCGTCGCCGCGCGGGCATTGGTGAACGCCCAGCTCGCGGCACTCACGGGGACACCGCTGAAACCCGAGGTGATCGCCCGCGCGTGGGGGCAGGAGTCGGTGACCGACGACCCCGTCGCGAGCAGTCTGCGGACCAACCTGGACCACGCCGTCGCCGACGGCCTGATCCAGGCGTCGAAGGCCTCGGCGCTGTCCGGCATTTTCGACCTGACCCTGCTCAACCAAGCCCTGGCCGCCGTCGGGCAGCCGGCGGTGAGCGCCGACGGGCTCGGTGCCCAGTGA
- a CDS encoding sulfate adenylyltransferase subunit 1, giving the protein MTPATGLPQEKLQKAERIAPHPPETADLLRLATAGSVDDGKSTLVGRLLHDLKAVMPDQLAAVERASRDRGLTSADLALLTDGLRAEREQGITIDVAYRYFASPRRRFILADTPGHVQYTRNMVTGASTAGLAAILIDARYGVVEQTRRHLAIAALLRVPEMVFLVNKMDLVGFDESVFAGIAAELQGHARRLGVEAVSAIPICALRGDNVVECSDSMDWYQGPTLLEHLEQIPVAADPSNEPARFPVQYVIRCAEQDYRGYAGQLVSGVLRTGDKVVVLPSDQRSTIAGIDVGGTAADTAFAPQSVVVRLKDDIDVGRGDLIASTASAPATTRDVSAMVCHLADRPLRVGDRVLLRHTTRTVKAIVTEIVHRLDITTLQTCPHPRELRANDIARLLLRTSAPIVADDYAVNRHSGAFLLVDEPTGDTLTAGMIGRSLGETGSAL; this is encoded by the coding sequence ATGACACCGGCAACCGGGCTCCCGCAAGAGAAGCTACAGAAGGCTGAACGCATCGCGCCGCACCCGCCCGAGACCGCGGACCTGCTGCGCCTGGCGACCGCCGGAAGCGTCGACGACGGCAAATCCACGCTCGTCGGCCGGCTGCTGCACGATCTCAAGGCCGTGATGCCCGACCAGCTGGCGGCCGTCGAGCGGGCCTCCCGCGACCGCGGCCTGACCTCGGCCGACCTGGCGCTGCTGACCGACGGCCTGCGGGCCGAGCGGGAGCAGGGCATCACGATCGACGTCGCCTACCGGTACTTCGCCAGCCCCAGGCGCCGGTTCATCCTGGCCGACACCCCCGGCCACGTGCAGTACACCCGCAACATGGTCACCGGCGCCTCCACGGCCGGCCTGGCGGCCATCCTCATCGACGCGCGCTACGGCGTCGTCGAGCAGACCAGGCGGCACCTCGCGATAGCCGCGCTCCTGCGCGTCCCGGAAATGGTCTTTCTGGTCAACAAGATGGACCTGGTCGGATTCGACGAGTCCGTGTTCGCTGGCATCGCGGCCGAACTCCAGGGCCATGCCCGCCGTCTCGGCGTCGAGGCGGTGTCCGCGATCCCGATCTGCGCGCTGCGCGGCGACAACGTCGTCGAGTGCTCCGATTCGATGGACTGGTATCAGGGCCCTACTCTCCTGGAGCACCTGGAGCAGATCCCCGTCGCCGCCGACCCTTCGAACGAGCCGGCCCGCTTCCCGGTGCAGTACGTGATCCGGTGCGCCGAGCAGGACTATCGCGGCTACGCCGGACAACTGGTGTCCGGGGTCCTGCGCACCGGCGACAAGGTCGTGGTGCTGCCCTCGGATCAGCGCTCGACGATAGCCGGGATCGACGTGGGCGGGACGGCCGCCGACACGGCCTTCGCGCCGCAGTCCGTGGTGGTCCGGCTCAAGGACGACATCGATGTGGGGCGCGGCGACCTCATCGCGTCCACCGCCTCGGCGCCCGCGACGACCCGCGACGTGAGCGCCATGGTCTGCCATCTCGCGGACCGTCCGCTGCGGGTCGGCGACCGGGTGCTCCTGCGGCACACGACGCGCACGGTCAAGGCGATCGTCACCGAGATCGTCCACCGGCTGGACATCACGACGCTGCAGACCTGCCCGCATCCGCGGGAGCTGCGCGCCAACGACATCGCGCGGCTGCTGCTGCGGACCTCCGCGCCGATCGTCGCCGACGACTACGCCGTGAACCGGCACAGCGGCGCCTTCCTGTTGGTCGACGAGCCGACGGGCGACACGCTGACCGCCGGCATGATCGGCCGGTCCCTCGGCGAGACCGGCAGTGCCCTGTGA
- a CDS encoding carbohydrate-binding protein — protein sequence MAAAPAAQATTCATAWSSTAVYTAGQQASENGTNYTANWWTQGNDPATSNGGSGSGQPWTSNGACTGGGTTGGGTGGGTTGGGTGGTGGGTGGVSGLLLSPYKDVTVNMNWNTYQMQSAVTGSALPVVGSGSLVSQYIPKLPAITLAFATGSCGSETWGGVPAANFASENVAQLHAANLNYVVSTGGAAGSFTCASTAGMDSFIARYASPNMVGVDFDIEGGQSQSDIQNLVASAVGAQAQYPNLQFSFTLATLGASDGSYGGVNSLGNEVVQAVRGSSLNHYVINLMTMDYGSASSTVCVVSGGSCQMAQSAIQAVKNLEHTYGIPANKIAVTPMIGMNDATTEIFTVADVNTLSSYAVSNGLAGLHFWSLDRDTPCSDTYASPTCNSIPSTSALQYTKQFMSDTGH from the coding sequence GTGGCTGCGGCTCCCGCTGCACAGGCCACCACATGCGCCACGGCATGGAGTTCCACCGCGGTCTACACGGCAGGCCAGCAGGCCAGCGAGAACGGGACCAACTACACCGCCAACTGGTGGACTCAGGGCAATGATCCGGCGACCAGCAACGGCGGATCCGGTTCCGGACAACCGTGGACGTCCAACGGCGCGTGCACCGGCGGCGGCACCACCGGGGGCGGAACCGGAGGCGGTACAACCGGTGGCGGCACCGGCGGCACCGGCGGCGGAACGGGTGGGGTGAGCGGCCTGCTGCTCAGCCCGTACAAGGACGTCACCGTCAACATGAACTGGAACACCTACCAGATGCAGTCGGCCGTGACCGGGTCCGCCCTGCCGGTAGTGGGTTCCGGGAGCCTGGTGTCGCAGTACATCCCTAAACTGCCCGCGATCACCCTCGCGTTCGCCACCGGCTCCTGCGGCAGCGAGACCTGGGGCGGTGTCCCGGCCGCCAACTTCGCCTCGGAGAACGTGGCCCAACTGCACGCCGCCAACCTGAACTACGTCGTGTCGACCGGAGGCGCGGCCGGGAGCTTCACCTGCGCCTCGACGGCCGGCATGGACTCCTTCATCGCCCGCTACGCAAGCCCCAACATGGTCGGCGTCGACTTCGACATCGAAGGCGGCCAAAGCCAGTCGGACATCCAGAACCTCGTCGCCTCCGCAGTCGGAGCACAGGCGCAGTACCCGAATCTGCAGTTCTCCTTCACGCTCGCCACACTGGGCGCCTCCGACGGCAGCTACGGCGGCGTGAACTCGCTCGGCAACGAGGTCGTCCAGGCGGTGCGCGGCTCCAGCCTGAACCACTACGTCATCAACCTGATGACCATGGACTACGGCAGCGCGTCCAGCACCGTGTGCGTCGTCTCGGGCGGCAGCTGCCAGATGGCCCAGTCGGCGATCCAGGCGGTGAAGAACCTCGAGCACACCTACGGAATCCCGGCCAACAAGATCGCCGTCACGCCGATGATCGGCATGAACGACGCCACCACCGAGATCTTCACAGTCGCCGACGTGAACACCCTGTCGTCCTACGCAGTCAGCAACGGCCTGGCCGGCCTGCACTTCTGGTCACTGGACCGCGACACGCCCTGCTCGGACACCTACGCGTCCCCCACCTGCAACTCCA
- a CDS encoding ABC transporter permease yields the protein MPDSAAAAPTPKELAALEAGLDALETGRAPRRSRWRTSARTLLPPALAIAALLGVWDALVLSRIKPAWVLPGPGDVYDALTGGWAHYRIGAALWGSVSRALIGFAASLVIGTLLGLAVSSNRSLRAALAPLLSGLQTLPSVAWVPIGIMWFGITPATIYTVVLLGAVPSITIGLIGGIDQIPPLYRRVGDNLGARGPALVRHVLLPAALPAYVSGLKQGWAFAWRSLMAAELIAVSPNLGPGIGQVLDLARNNQDMPLAFATVLLILGLGVAANQTVFAPLERRLLRTRGLI from the coding sequence ATGCCTGACTCGGCCGCCGCCGCCCCGACTCCCAAGGAACTGGCCGCTCTCGAAGCCGGTCTGGACGCACTGGAGACCGGACGCGCCCCGCGCAGATCGCGCTGGCGAACATCCGCCAGAACCCTGCTTCCCCCGGCCCTGGCGATCGCCGCCCTGCTTGGCGTCTGGGACGCACTGGTCCTGTCCCGGATCAAGCCCGCCTGGGTTCTGCCCGGTCCCGGCGACGTCTACGACGCCCTCACCGGTGGCTGGGCCCACTACCGGATCGGCGCCGCGCTCTGGGGCTCCGTATCGCGCGCACTGATCGGCTTCGCCGCGTCCCTGGTGATCGGCACCCTGCTGGGACTCGCGGTCTCCAGCAACCGGTCCCTGCGCGCCGCACTGGCGCCCCTGCTGTCCGGACTCCAGACCCTTCCGTCGGTGGCGTGGGTCCCGATCGGCATCATGTGGTTCGGCATCACCCCCGCCACCATCTACACCGTCGTCCTCCTGGGCGCCGTCCCATCGATCACCATCGGCCTGATCGGCGGCATCGACCAGATCCCGCCCCTCTACCGCCGGGTCGGCGACAACCTCGGCGCCCGCGGACCCGCACTCGTCCGCCATGTCCTGCTGCCGGCGGCCCTGCCGGCCTACGTGTCAGGACTCAAACAAGGCTGGGCCTTCGCCTGGCGCTCCCTGATGGCCGCCGAGCTGATCGCGGTCTCCCCGAACCTGGGCCCGGGTATCGGCCAGGTCCTGGACCTGGCCCGCAACAACCAGGACATGCCGCTCGCCTTCGCCACCGTCCTGCTCATCCTCGGCCTCGGCGTGGCCGCCAACCAAACCGTCTTCGCCCCGCTCGAACGCAGGCTCCTGCGAACCCGCGGACTCATCTGA
- a CDS encoding biotin/lipoyl-binding protein, translating to MVKRDRVRGMNAALASGEAGVGEMRPARSPMRPRQMAVASFVAIAGSGLGLVTYDKVATKTPAFSGQVAPSHTYYLNFPTTGTVLTLTVKPGQHVVAGQPLATMDSSVAAANLSAAQAAVTADTALVAADQAPQATATEQAQDRLSLTQATAAVATAKSALTLAQTNDQHTIAEQTAVVTGDQNTYNIDNGHYTQQCAPSSATTPSSGPTHASAPSPSQSGSTSVTQMQFCQNLQSQVNRDSTDLSTAQAELAKLQSSTQLEETHDADDVTQSEAILTAAQQKTSAAAEPLSSAVIAQAKADLATAQSQVAADQLAVKNATLTAPADGVVADVAGAVGDITGSDGVHSYAGPAAQPGTEANQQPGFQLFVPPSANSGGTGQASGFQPLITVYAGALDVVAQIPEQNMTTVHVGEPAKLDFSATGTSVTGKIGQVMLDPAHVPGTTTYYDVLISMDTVRPEILAGMTVDVKLF from the coding sequence ATGGTGAAGCGGGACCGCGTGCGCGGCATGAACGCGGCCCTGGCCAGCGGCGAGGCCGGCGTCGGCGAGATGAGGCCGGCCCGCTCTCCGATGCGGCCCCGGCAGATGGCCGTCGCGTCCTTCGTGGCGATCGCCGGATCGGGCCTGGGCCTGGTGACGTACGACAAGGTGGCCACGAAGACGCCGGCCTTCAGCGGCCAGGTGGCGCCGTCGCACACCTACTACCTCAACTTCCCGACGACCGGGACGGTGCTGACGCTGACGGTCAAGCCCGGCCAGCATGTGGTGGCCGGACAGCCGCTGGCCACGATGGACAGCAGCGTCGCCGCGGCGAACCTGTCGGCGGCACAGGCCGCGGTCACCGCGGACACCGCTTTGGTGGCCGCCGACCAAGCTCCGCAGGCCACGGCCACCGAGCAGGCGCAGGACCGGCTGAGCCTCACCCAGGCGACCGCGGCCGTGGCCACCGCCAAGAGCGCGCTGACGCTCGCGCAGACCAACGACCAGCACACGATCGCCGAGCAGACGGCGGTGGTCACCGGGGATCAGAACACGTACAACATCGACAACGGCCACTACACACAGCAGTGCGCCCCGTCCTCGGCCACGACGCCGTCATCGGGCCCGACGCACGCATCCGCCCCCAGCCCTTCACAGAGCGGCAGTACGAGCGTGACACAGATGCAGTTCTGCCAGAACCTGCAATCGCAGGTGAACCGGGACTCGACCGATCTGTCCACGGCTCAGGCCGAGTTGGCGAAGCTGCAATCCTCGACCCAGCTGGAGGAGACGCATGACGCGGACGACGTGACACAGAGCGAAGCGATCCTCACAGCCGCGCAACAGAAGACGTCCGCCGCGGCCGAACCGCTGAGCTCCGCGGTCATCGCCCAGGCCAAAGCGGACCTGGCGACCGCGCAGTCGCAGGTCGCCGCCGACCAGCTGGCCGTGAAGAACGCGACGCTCACGGCCCCGGCCGACGGCGTCGTGGCGGACGTCGCGGGAGCGGTCGGGGACATCACGGGATCCGACGGCGTGCACAGCTACGCGGGTCCGGCCGCCCAGCCGGGGACGGAGGCGAATCAGCAGCCTGGCTTCCAGTTGTTCGTGCCGCCGTCGGCCAACAGCGGCGGGACCGGGCAGGCGTCCGGCTTCCAGCCGCTCATCACCGTGTACGCGGGCGCGCTCGACGTCGTGGCACAGATACCGGAGCAGAACATGACCACCGTGCACGTCGGCGAGCCGGCGAAGCTGGACTTCTCGGCGACGGGGACGTCGGTCACCGGCAAGATAGGCCAGGTGATGCTCGACCCGGCGCACGTCCCGGGGACGACGACGTACTACGACGTCCTGATCTCGATGGACACGGTCCGGCCGGAGATCCTCGCCGGCATGACCGTGGACGTCAAGCTGTTCTGA
- the cysD gene encoding sulfate adenylyltransferase subunit CysD: protein MGLAGPRDYTLSHLGVLEAEALHIFREVAAEFERATLLFSGGKDSIVMLHLARKAFAPARLPFSLLHVDTGHNFDEVLEYRDRIGALAGVRLHVAAVQDYIDDGRLTERADGTRNPLQTVPLLAAIRSHRFDAVFGGGRRDEEKARAKERVFSLRDEFGQWDPRRQRPELWQLYNGRHRVGEHVRVFPLSNWTELDVWSYIEQERIELPSIYFSHTREVFLRDGMWLAPGAWGGPRAGERVESRTVRYRTVGDMSCTASVDSRAATVAEVIAEIASSRLTERGASRADDRVSEAAMEDRKREGYF, encoded by the coding sequence ATGGGGCTCGCGGGACCGCGTGACTACACGCTCTCGCATCTCGGCGTCCTGGAGGCCGAGGCGCTGCACATCTTCCGCGAGGTGGCCGCCGAGTTCGAACGGGCGACCCTGCTGTTCTCCGGGGGCAAGGACTCGATCGTCATGCTGCACCTCGCCCGCAAGGCGTTCGCGCCGGCCCGGCTCCCGTTCTCCCTGCTGCACGTCGACACCGGCCACAACTTCGACGAGGTCCTGGAGTACCGGGACCGGATCGGGGCGCTGGCCGGAGTGCGCCTGCACGTCGCCGCCGTGCAGGACTACATCGACGACGGCCGGCTGACCGAACGCGCGGACGGTACCCGCAACCCGTTGCAGACCGTCCCTCTGCTCGCCGCGATCCGCTCGCACCGCTTCGACGCGGTCTTCGGCGGCGGGCGCCGGGACGAGGAGAAGGCCAGGGCCAAGGAACGGGTGTTCTCGCTGCGCGACGAGTTCGGCCAGTGGGACCCGCGGCGTCAGCGTCCTGAGCTGTGGCAGCTCTACAACGGACGGCACCGTGTCGGCGAGCACGTCCGGGTCTTCCCCCTGTCGAACTGGACCGAGCTCGACGTCTGGTCCTACATCGAGCAGGAGCGGATCGAGCTGCCGTCGATCTACTTCAGCCACACCCGCGAGGTGTTCCTCCGCGACGGCATGTGGCTGGCCCCCGGGGCTTGGGGCGGTCCGCGCGCTGGCGAGCGGGTCGAGAGCCGGACGGTGCGCTACCGCACGGTCGGCGACATGTCCTGCACCGCCTCGGTCGACTCGCGGGCGGCGACCGTCGCCGAAGTGATCGCCGAGATCGCCTCCTCGCGCCTGACCGAGCGGGGCGCGAGCAGGGCCGATGACCGGGTGTCCGAGGCAGCGATGGAAGACCGAAAGCGAGAGGGCTACTTCTGA